One segment of Neobacillus endophyticus DNA contains the following:
- a CDS encoding MFS transporter, translating into MSQHQAVASAKKPISTETTIFRILLMIGLCHLLNDSIQAVVPAMFPILEKSKGLSFTQLGIIAFALNMVSSVMQPVIGIFTDKRPRPYALPIGLSLTFIGVLGIGFAPNYGLIILAVIFIGLGSAIFHPEGSRVAHMAAGSRRGLAQSIYQVGGNTGQALAPMITALILVPLGQIGASWFSIAAALAVVILIYIANWYQQKLLASSYKQKKSKHAGVKQNGVSKDIKKALALILLFIFARSWYVSGMTNFYAFYGIKEYALSIKDSQLFLFAFLVSGAFGTFFGGPLADRFGKKTMITFSMVAALPFSLFIPHASPVLAFIFLVITGFIIMTSFSVTVVYAQELVPGKIGLMSGLTVGLAFGMGAIGSVGLGYIADSIGLHSMITWLGILPLFGFAAFLLPSDRELQNEAKER; encoded by the coding sequence ATGAGTCAACATCAAGCTGTGGCATCTGCTAAAAAGCCGATTTCCACTGAAACTACCATCTTTAGAATCCTTTTGATGATCGGTCTGTGCCATTTACTAAATGATTCCATTCAAGCAGTTGTTCCGGCTATGTTTCCGATCCTTGAAAAGTCTAAAGGCTTATCATTTACACAACTCGGAATTATTGCCTTTGCTCTTAATATGGTTTCATCAGTGATGCAGCCCGTTATCGGGATATTTACAGACAAAAGACCAAGACCATATGCTTTGCCGATAGGTCTTTCATTGACATTTATAGGTGTGCTTGGGATTGGATTTGCTCCAAATTATGGGCTGATTATTCTTGCCGTCATATTTATTGGTCTTGGATCGGCAATATTTCATCCGGAGGGCTCAAGAGTAGCCCATATGGCTGCTGGAAGCCGCAGAGGACTTGCCCAATCCATCTATCAGGTAGGGGGAAATACAGGCCAGGCGCTGGCGCCGATGATTACCGCTCTGATATTAGTACCACTTGGACAAATTGGCGCATCCTGGTTTTCTATAGCTGCAGCCCTTGCCGTTGTCATATTAATATATATTGCCAATTGGTATCAACAAAAACTACTTGCATCATCATATAAACAGAAGAAAAGTAAACATGCTGGTGTCAAACAAAATGGTGTCTCGAAGGATATAAAGAAAGCATTAGCACTGATCCTGCTATTTATTTTTGCAAGATCATGGTATGTTTCAGGAATGACCAATTTTTATGCGTTTTATGGGATTAAAGAATACGCTCTTTCTATCAAGGATTCACAACTTTTCTTATTTGCGTTCTTAGTTTCGGGAGCTTTTGGCACCTTTTTTGGCGGGCCATTGGCAGACCGCTTTGGGAAAAAAACAATGATTACCTTTTCCATGGTGGCGGCATTGCCTTTCTCATTGTTTATTCCGCATGCTTCACCCGTTTTAGCTTTCATTTTCCTTGTTATTACCGGTTTTATTATTATGACTAGTTTTTCCGTAACAGTTGTATATGCTCAAGAATTAGTTCCTGGGAAGATTGGGTTAATGTCTGGATTGACTGTGGGACTAGCGTTTGGTATGGGAGCCATTGGTTCTGTGGGGCTGGGGTATATTGCTGACTCTATAGGGCTTCATTCTATGATTACATGGCTTGGAATATTGCCGCTGTTCGGTTTCGCTGCCTTTCTACTCCCTTCTGATCGCGAACTGCAAAATGAGGCAAAAGAAAGATAA
- a CDS encoding hemerythrin domain-containing protein: MSECMSAFGGNQGVELSAGLKQLKNEHPPLLQELDGLYSLTQKIDEEVETETTFGELIIKVKEFKDHLDKHSEREEGVLFPMMGVYIGTSIGPIAAMEYEHDQAKLNISTFLSQVEQHDCLTNAKRKELAQYIQNAYFILTEHFAKEENVLFPMAERMLSQEEKAELLLRIQTI, encoded by the coding sequence ATGAGCGAGTGCATGAGTGCGTTTGGCGGTAATCAGGGAGTTGAACTTTCTGCGGGTCTCAAACAATTAAAAAACGAGCATCCCCCTTTATTACAAGAACTGGATGGTTTATACTCACTAACACAAAAAATTGACGAAGAAGTTGAGACAGAAACAACTTTTGGAGAATTAATCATAAAAGTTAAGGAGTTTAAGGATCATCTTGACAAGCATTCAGAACGAGAAGAAGGCGTTCTTTTTCCAATGATGGGTGTCTATATAGGAACTTCCATAGGACCAATTGCTGCTATGGAATATGAGCACGACCAGGCAAAATTAAACATTAGCACATTCCTTTCTCAAGTGGAGCAGCATGATTGCTTAACAAATGCTAAAAGAAAAGAACTGGCACAATATATTCAAAATGCTTATTTTATATTAACTGAACATTTCGCAAAGGAAGAAAATGTTTTATTCCCAATGGCAGAAAGAATGTTGAGCCAGGAAGAAAAAGCAGAATTACTCCTGCGGATCCAAACCATTTGA
- a CDS encoding ATP-binding protein gives MKKYKGNFLIYSLVVIIPAIIFCTYYFNKIVKEKNLQKKNDALWVASIYQKNWDQFFNETITSLKILSYAVQGNLDSPDKMEPLLKQVKQNDPRYGGLYLLDNRGRVLTGTDNLRKGVQSSSLSYIHDAIKTKDTIISDYVETVKNNQDILGIATPVLDDNRNVKAILVADLRIDYMRNLMNVLTPDAKLYVENDKQKPILELNVNKQDIEDKLQWVSSPMDSLPWNIKVKIAKQDGNDMIALFIQSILIFLVITHIIYLLFKYILLRIQTKKERKENEIQKLELIGTLAASTAHEIRNPLTGVKGLIQLLREKYTDAADRYYFDVINTELQRINEIVSEFLILGKPTAQSTGHINIAEALNELRPLIELEGNSLNTECKWELPSEPVIVSCVKDQIKQVILNITKNAFESIENSGVIQITLEKRSDVCMIKIKDSGKGISKAQLAEIFRPFYTSKETGTGLGLVICQRIIHSFGGSIQVNSIEAIGTEVEISLPLAHI, from the coding sequence ATGAAAAAATATAAAGGCAATTTTCTCATCTATTCTCTTGTAGTCATCATTCCTGCTATTATTTTTTGTACATATTATTTTAATAAAATTGTAAAAGAAAAGAACCTACAAAAGAAGAATGATGCTTTATGGGTTGCATCCATCTACCAAAAGAACTGGGATCAATTCTTCAACGAAACGATCACCAGCTTAAAAATTCTTTCCTACGCTGTACAAGGAAATCTTGATTCCCCCGATAAAATGGAGCCATTGTTAAAGCAAGTTAAGCAGAATGATCCACGATACGGAGGGCTTTATTTACTTGACAATCGCGGCAGAGTATTAACTGGAACCGACAATTTACGAAAAGGTGTTCAATCATCCAGCTTATCTTATATACATGATGCAATTAAAACAAAAGATACGATTATTTCCGATTATGTGGAAACCGTTAAAAATAATCAAGACATTTTAGGAATAGCCACTCCTGTCCTCGATGACAACCGCAATGTAAAAGCGATTCTAGTGGCTGATCTGCGAATTGATTATATGAGAAACCTGATGAACGTGCTCACCCCAGACGCAAAACTATATGTTGAAAACGATAAGCAAAAACCTATTTTGGAGCTAAATGTTAACAAGCAGGATATAGAAGATAAACTTCAATGGGTTTCTTCACCAATGGATAGTCTTCCATGGAATATTAAAGTGAAAATAGCGAAGCAAGACGGAAATGATATGATAGCATTATTCATACAATCCATCCTTATTTTTCTCGTAATCACACATATTATCTATTTACTTTTTAAATATATTCTATTAAGAATTCAAACGAAAAAGGAACGCAAAGAAAATGAAATTCAAAAACTTGAATTGATCGGTACTTTAGCGGCAAGTACTGCTCATGAAATTCGCAACCCATTAACAGGTGTAAAAGGACTGATACAGCTGTTAAGAGAAAAATATACGGATGCTGCTGACCGTTATTACTTTGATGTCATCAATACCGAGCTGCAGAGAATAAATGAAATCGTCAGCGAGTTTCTAATACTAGGCAAACCTACTGCCCAATCAACTGGCCATATTAATATCGCAGAGGCATTAAATGAATTAAGGCCACTAATTGAATTAGAAGGAAACTCACTTAATACCGAATGCAAATGGGAACTACCTTCTGAACCCGTGATTGTCTCATGTGTAAAAGACCAAATCAAACAAGTCATTTTAAACATAACAAAAAATGCCTTTGAATCAATCGAGAATTCAGGTGTGATTCAGATTACACTCGAAAAGCGGTCAGATGTTTGTATGATAAAAATTAAGGACAGCGGTAAGGGGATATCTAAAGCACAATTAGCGGAAATTTTCCGACCATTTTACACTTCTAAAGAGACAGGAACCGGACTTGGTTTGGTTATTTGCCAGCGAATTATCCATTCCTTCGGGGGGAGCATTCAGGTAAATAGCATCGAAGCTATCGGTACAGAAGTTGAAATATCACTCCCTCTGGCTCATATATGA
- a CDS encoding MarR family winged helix-turn-helix transcriptional regulator, protein MENDSIAISLKLFIVLSRAYKAINEHVNKVIQANGLNPTEFAVLELLYHKGDQPLQQIGGKILLASGSITYVVDKLEQKGLLKRIACPKDRRVTYAQISDEGKQLIQDIFPDHAKQIDTLMSSLNDSEKLEAINLLKKLGIPAGKF, encoded by the coding sequence ATGGAAAACGATTCAATTGCAATTTCTTTAAAATTGTTTATTGTCCTTTCAAGGGCCTATAAAGCAATAAATGAACATGTGAATAAAGTCATACAAGCTAATGGGTTAAATCCGACGGAATTTGCTGTACTTGAACTGTTGTATCATAAGGGGGATCAGCCATTACAGCAAATTGGCGGTAAAATTCTGCTTGCCAGCGGAAGTATTACTTATGTAGTGGATAAGCTGGAACAAAAAGGGTTATTAAAACGAATTGCTTGTCCAAAAGACCGCCGCGTCACCTATGCACAGATTTCAGATGAAGGGAAACAATTAATCCAGGACATTTTCCCTGACCATGCTAAGCAAATCGATACCTTAATGTCGAGCCTGAACGATTCGGAAAAGTTAGAAGCAATCAACTTATTGAAAAAATTGGGTATCCCAGCGGGGAAATTTTAA
- a CDS encoding M3 family oligoendopeptidase — protein MGFENYTYVRPDLDEVRRRFDETLERFQQASSAAEQCNAMDEINQLRNHLDTMFNLVYIRHSIDTNDDFYKQEQDYIDELQPEVEGLVTKYYQALTNSKFRDDLEAKWGIQLFALAEGQLKTFKPEIVPLLQKENRLSTEYTKLIASAKIQFEGEERTLAQMGPFAQSTDREMRKKANEASNGFFAEHESELDRIFDDLVKVRTEIANKLGYENFVELGYYRMMRTDYNAEMVANFRRQIKDSIVPIASKLKERQRKRLRLDQLKYYDEGFIFETGNAAPKGNPEWIIANGQKMYEELSKETGEFFRFMQENNLMDLVAKKGKASGGYCTFIENHKAPFIFSNFNGTSGDIDVLTHEAGHAFQVYLSREFEIPEYFWPTYEACEIHSMSMEFFTWPWMELFFKEDTDKYKYSHLSDALMFLPYGVSVDEFQHWVYENPEATPNDRKLKWREIEKKYLPHKDYDGNEYLENGGYWQRQGHIYNSPFYYIDYTLAQICAFQFWKRSREDREAAWADYVNLCKLGGSLSFTKLVAAANLISPFENGCVESVAGEIEKWLVSINDKAL, from the coding sequence ATGGGGTTTGAGAATTATACATATGTTCGCCCGGATCTGGACGAAGTTCGAAGAAGATTTGATGAGACACTTGAACGGTTTCAACAAGCTTCATCAGCTGCAGAACAATGTAATGCAATGGATGAAATCAACCAATTAAGAAATCATTTGGATACGATGTTTAATCTTGTGTATATTCGTCATTCTATTGATACAAATGATGATTTTTATAAACAGGAGCAGGATTATATAGATGAACTCCAGCCTGAGGTTGAGGGGCTAGTGACGAAATACTATCAGGCGTTAACAAATTCCAAATTCCGTGATGATCTTGAAGCAAAATGGGGGATCCAGCTGTTTGCTCTTGCAGAAGGACAGCTAAAGACGTTTAAACCGGAAATTGTTCCATTGCTGCAAAAGGAAAATCGGTTATCAACTGAATATACGAAACTGATAGCTTCTGCCAAGATCCAATTTGAAGGGGAAGAAAGGACGCTTGCTCAGATGGGTCCATTTGCCCAGTCTACTGATCGGGAAATGAGGAAAAAAGCAAATGAAGCCAGCAACGGTTTTTTTGCAGAGCATGAGTCAGAATTAGACAGGATTTTTGATGATCTCGTTAAAGTAAGAACGGAGATTGCGAACAAGCTTGGCTATGAAAATTTCGTGGAACTTGGATATTACCGTATGATGCGTACAGATTACAATGCAGAAATGGTCGCAAATTTCCGCAGGCAGATCAAAGACTCGATTGTCCCGATTGCGTCTAAGCTAAAGGAACGTCAGCGTAAGCGTCTAAGACTTGATCAATTAAAGTATTATGATGAAGGCTTTATTTTTGAGACAGGTAATGCAGCGCCAAAAGGAAACCCTGAATGGATCATAGCAAATGGGCAGAAAATGTATGAAGAGCTTTCAAAGGAAACTGGGGAATTTTTTCGTTTTATGCAGGAAAATAATTTGATGGACCTTGTGGCTAAAAAGGGCAAAGCCAGTGGCGGCTACTGTACGTTCATTGAAAACCATAAAGCACCGTTTATCTTTTCCAATTTTAATGGTACATCAGGGGATATTGACGTGTTAACACATGAAGCTGGCCACGCTTTTCAGGTATATTTAAGCAGGGAATTTGAAATTCCTGAATACTTTTGGCCAACATATGAAGCTTGTGAGATACACTCAATGAGTATGGAATTTTTCACTTGGCCATGGATGGAGCTATTCTTTAAAGAAGATACTGATAAATATAAGTATTCACATTTGAGCGATGCTTTGATGTTCCTTCCATATGGAGTGTCTGTAGATGAATTTCAGCATTGGGTGTATGAGAATCCGGAAGCAACGCCTAATGATAGGAAGTTAAAGTGGCGAGAAATTGAAAAGAAGTATTTGCCACATAAAGACTATGATGGGAATGAGTATTTAGAAAATGGCGGCTATTGGCAGCGTCAAGGCCATATTTACAATTCTCCTTTTTATTATATTGATTATACATTAGCTCAAATTTGTGCTTTTCAATTCTGGAAACGTTCACGTGAAGACCGCGAGGCGGCATGGGCTGATTATGTGAATTTATGCAAGCTTGGAGGAAGTTTGTCCTTTACAAAGCTTGTTGCAGCAGCAAATCTAATATCTCCATTTGAAAATGGCTGTGTGGAATCGGTTGCCGGTGAAATTGAAAAATGGTTAGTCTCAATTAATGATAAAGCTTTATAA
- a CDS encoding ATP-dependent Clp protease ATP-binding subunit: MLCQKCNQKQVNVQLNLNVNGQRKEMKLCHECYIKEKQSLGSGMNMNPFQNFPFSDLFQTQSILPQGSNTKGQMTPQAERNHSNGIIDHFGRNLTHMAKAGLIDPVVGRDEEIRRVIEILNRRNKNNPVLIGEPGVGKTAIAEGLALKISEGDVPGKLQNKEVYLLDVATLVANTGIRGQFEERMKQLIAELQKRKNIVLFIDEIHLLVGAGSAEGSMDAGNILKPALARGELQVVGATTLKEYRQIEKDSALERRFQPVHVQEPSTEAAIEILTGIQKKYEDYHDVSYSEEAIRACVTLSQRYIQDRFLPDKAIDLLDEAGSKLNLTTDDTNMIHLEARLKEIAAEKEEALKNEAYEKAAKLRDEEVKLEKTLNYESSAQRPIVTVSHIQEIIEQKTGIPVGKLQQDEQLKMKLLEENLNKKVIGQEKAVRKIAKAIRRSRAGLKAKNRPIGSFLFVGPTGVGKTELTKTLAEELFGSKDSMIRLDMSEYMEKHSVSKLIGSPPGYVGHDEAGQLTEKVRRNPYSIILLDEIEKAHPDVQHMFLQILEDGRLTDSQGRVISFKDTVIIMTSNAGVAQKSIHVGFGTSEAVEESSILDSLGGFFKPEFLNRIDSIIEFHSLDQKHILKIVDLMLNELKETLKEQNIDLTFSEEVKEKLAELGYHPAFGARPLRRTIQEQLEDKIADFILDEPDARTLTAVLVDDELSVTSEVAAVK; this comes from the coding sequence ATGCTTTGTCAAAAATGCAATCAAAAACAAGTTAATGTTCAATTAAATTTAAATGTGAATGGTCAACGTAAAGAAATGAAACTATGTCACGAATGTTATATAAAAGAGAAACAATCACTAGGATCTGGAATGAACATGAATCCGTTTCAAAATTTTCCTTTTAGTGACCTTTTCCAAACTCAGAGTATCTTACCACAAGGTTCAAATACGAAAGGTCAAATGACACCGCAAGCTGAAAGAAATCATTCTAACGGCATTATCGACCACTTTGGCCGTAACTTGACACACATGGCAAAAGCCGGTCTTATTGATCCGGTAGTCGGACGTGATGAAGAAATAAGACGTGTCATTGAAATTTTAAACCGCCGAAATAAAAATAATCCGGTTTTAATTGGTGAACCTGGTGTGGGAAAAACAGCAATTGCCGAAGGACTTGCCTTAAAAATATCCGAAGGAGACGTACCAGGGAAACTTCAAAATAAAGAGGTTTATTTACTTGATGTTGCCACGCTTGTAGCCAATACCGGCATCCGCGGTCAATTTGAGGAACGAATGAAGCAACTAATCGCGGAATTACAAAAACGTAAAAATATTGTTTTATTTATTGATGAAATCCATTTACTAGTTGGTGCCGGTTCAGCAGAAGGCTCAATGGATGCAGGCAACATTTTAAAACCAGCACTTGCCCGCGGTGAATTGCAGGTTGTCGGGGCCACAACATTAAAAGAATACCGCCAAATTGAAAAGGATTCTGCACTGGAAAGAAGATTCCAGCCAGTGCATGTGCAAGAGCCTTCAACAGAGGCTGCCATTGAAATTTTAACCGGCATTCAAAAGAAATATGAAGACTATCATGATGTTTCTTATTCTGAAGAAGCCATTCGTGCATGTGTAACTTTATCACAACGCTATATTCAGGACCGCTTCTTGCCTGATAAAGCCATTGATCTATTGGATGAAGCAGGTTCCAAATTAAATCTTACTACTGATGACACAAATATGATTCACCTCGAAGCACGTCTAAAAGAAATTGCTGCTGAAAAGGAAGAGGCACTTAAGAATGAAGCATATGAAAAAGCAGCCAAACTTCGTGATGAGGAAGTTAAACTGGAAAAAACATTAAATTATGAATCCAGTGCACAAAGACCAATTGTTACGGTTTCCCATATTCAAGAAATTATTGAACAAAAAACTGGGATTCCTGTTGGAAAGCTTCAGCAGGATGAACAGTTGAAAATGAAACTGCTGGAAGAAAATTTAAATAAAAAAGTCATTGGTCAAGAAAAAGCAGTGCGAAAAATTGCGAAGGCGATTCGCCGCAGCCGAGCCGGTTTAAAAGCGAAAAATCGCCCAATTGGTTCCTTCCTGTTTGTTGGTCCGACGGGCGTAGGGAAAACAGAATTAACCAAAACACTGGCTGAGGAATTATTCGGCTCCAAGGATTCTATGATTCGTCTTGATATGAGTGAATACATGGAAAAACACAGTGTCTCAAAATTAATTGGTTCCCCTCCAGGCTATGTCGGCCACGATGAAGCAGGACAGCTTACAGAAAAAGTTCGCCGAAATCCGTATAGCATCATCCTATTGGATGAAATTGAAAAGGCACATCCAGATGTACAGCATATGTTCCTGCAAATTTTGGAAGACGGACGTCTTACTGACAGTCAGGGTCGAGTTATAAGCTTTAAAGACACGGTTATCATCATGACAAGTAATGCAGGTGTAGCGCAAAAATCGATTCATGTCGGTTTTGGCACGAGTGAAGCAGTAGAAGAATCAAGTATTCTTGATTCACTTGGCGGGTTCTTTAAACCGGAATTCTTAAACCGCATAGACAGCATTATCGAATTCCACTCACTAGATCAAAAGCATATCTTAAAAATTGTTGACCTCATGTTGAATGAATTGAAAGAAACATTAAAGGAACAAAATATTGATTTAACCTTCTCAGAAGAGGTGAAAGAAAAATTAGCTGAATTAGGCTATCATCCAGCATTTGGCGCAAGACCTTTGCGCCGAACAATTCAAGAGCAGCTTGAAGACAAAATTGCTGATTTTATCTTGGATGAGCCAGATGCAAGAACATTAACTGCTGTTTTAGTAGACGATGAATTATCCGTTACTTCTGAAGTTGCTGCTGTTAAATAG
- a CDS encoding YkvI family membrane protein, with protein MKRNWNQAFQIAAVYVGTVVGAGFATGKEIVEFFSRFGFFGLISILMSGYLFVMIGSKLMRMAAQINAKSYQEFNEHLFGKWPSRIINIVMLFMLLGVSAVMLSGAGAVFEEQLGLPKNVGVILTIILSYLVMMLGTKGLFAVNTFVVPLMISFSLILMILSLRMPNFLQQLLYIPHADDGWKSVISPFSYAALNLGLAQAVLVPVATEVKDDWTIKWGGILGGLGLTLILLASHFTLIMLPDVENYEIPMAIIMKNLAPFFYWIFVMVIYGEIFTSVIGNVFGLDRQLQQYKPVPAILSVTAIFACSYLISLVNYGTLLSYLYPLFGYICIIFFVLLWMKPFMPNETK; from the coding sequence GTGAAAAGGAATTGGAATCAGGCCTTTCAAATTGCAGCAGTCTATGTCGGGACTGTGGTTGGAGCAGGATTCGCCACTGGAAAAGAAATCGTCGAATTTTTTTCGCGATTTGGTTTCTTTGGCTTAATTAGTATATTGATGAGCGGGTATCTTTTTGTGATGATCGGTTCCAAGTTAATGAGAATGGCAGCACAAATTAACGCTAAATCTTATCAGGAATTTAATGAGCATTTATTTGGTAAATGGCCATCACGGATTATTAATATTGTTATGCTTTTTATGTTATTAGGAGTTAGTGCAGTGATGTTGTCAGGGGCAGGAGCAGTATTTGAGGAGCAGCTGGGACTGCCCAAAAATGTTGGAGTGATTTTAACGATCATTCTTTCTTATTTGGTCATGATGCTTGGGACGAAAGGTCTATTTGCCGTCAATACTTTTGTTGTACCGCTAATGATCAGCTTTAGTTTAATATTAATGATTTTATCATTAAGAATGCCAAACTTTCTTCAACAGTTGCTGTATATTCCACATGCAGATGACGGGTGGAAGAGTGTGATTTCCCCATTTTCATATGCAGCCTTAAATTTGGGGCTTGCACAGGCAGTATTAGTACCTGTCGCAACAGAAGTTAAAGATGATTGGACAATTAAATGGGGAGGGATTCTGGGAGGACTTGGATTAACACTTATTTTGCTTGCTAGTCATTTTACTTTAATCATGCTGCCAGACGTTGAAAATTATGAAATACCGATGGCAATCATAATGAAAAATCTGGCTCCATTTTTCTATTGGATTTTTGTAATGGTGATTTATGGTGAAATATTTACTTCTGTCATAGGAAATGTCTTTGGACTTGACAGACAGCTTCAGCAATATAAGCCGGTTCCAGCAATACTCTCAGTAACGGCTATTTTTGCGTGCTCTTATCTCATAAGTCTAGTAAATTACGGGACTCTTCTTTCCTATTTATATCCATTGTTTGGATATATTTGCATAATCTTTTTTGTCTTATTGTGGATGAAACCTTTTATGCCAAATGAAACGAAATAA
- a CDS encoding CPBP family intramembrane glutamic endopeptidase encodes MKNLLMDFRLIAGVIIAQLLLFYSFQEQDIFWYIFTASILVLIIYSLFQGKVDDEASFTKYLFFGIISGLLLYTTFWLGNKIIYHFPIENSVTRLYHLYSPSLFFEYLGLILVAAPGEELFWRGFVQKRLLNYFKPFTSIAAGALLYALSNIYSGSFILVLASFISGLVWGALYYWKKSMPLIIVSHIIFDIMIFIIMPIK; translated from the coding sequence ATGAAGAATCTCCTGATGGATTTCCGCTTAATAGCAGGGGTAATTATTGCACAATTACTATTATTTTATTCTTTTCAAGAGCAGGATATTTTTTGGTATATTTTTACTGCTTCTATTTTAGTTTTAATTATTTATTCTTTGTTTCAGGGAAAAGTTGATGATGAAGCATCTTTTACGAAGTATTTATTCTTTGGAATAATATCCGGTCTGCTTTTATATACAACTTTTTGGCTTGGTAACAAAATCATTTATCATTTTCCGATCGAAAATAGCGTTACCCGGCTCTATCACCTGTATTCTCCAAGTTTATTTTTTGAATACCTGGGGCTCATTTTAGTGGCAGCGCCAGGAGAAGAACTTTTTTGGCGCGGTTTTGTCCAAAAAAGACTGTTGAACTACTTTAAGCCGTTCACAAGCATAGCAGCTGGAGCGTTATTGTATGCCTTGTCCAATATTTATTCTGGCTCTTTCATATTGGTATTGGCCTCGTTCATTTCCGGATTGGTCTGGGGAGCCTTATATTATTGGAAAAAGAGTATGCCGCTGATCATCGTATCGCATATCATTTTTGACATCATGATATTTATTATCATGCCGATCAAATAA
- a CDS encoding DUF6254 family protein, with protein sequence MSKSQSQHEREWTVRKQDQNPHGKVKSLKQLSKETKQGQ encoded by the coding sequence ATGAGTAAATCACAAAGCCAGCATGAAAGAGAGTGGACAGTCAGAAAGCAGGATCAAAATCCACATGGTAAAGTAAAATCGCTTAAGCAGCTGTCTAAAGAGACGAAGCAAGGTCAGTAA
- a CDS encoding YkvS family protein, whose protein sequence is MKKAEVGNIIEFRGGLQGIVEKVNENSVIVDLTYMDNYRDLELDQRTVVNHKNYRIIKENALN, encoded by the coding sequence TTGAAGAAAGCAGAAGTGGGCAATATCATTGAATTCCGGGGCGGGCTGCAAGGAATTGTTGAGAAAGTTAATGAAAACTCTGTCATCGTTGACCTAACTTATATGGATAATTATCGCGATTTAGAGTTGGATCAGCGTACAGTAGTCAATCATAAGAATTATCGTATCATAAAAGAAAACGCTTTAAATTAG
- a CDS encoding glycerol-3-phosphate responsive antiterminator, producing the protein MEQKILPASANLKEFERFLKSPYEIGVFLDMHIAQLKNISKMANEHGKKMIYHVDLIHGMKNDEYATEYICQEFKPFGLISTKSGVIHKAKQKGVIAVQRIFLIDSHALEKSFKLIEKTQPDYIEVLPGAMPWMIAEVKERVSTPIFAGGLIRTKDEVKAALKAGAEAITTSKKELWDFFDLS; encoded by the coding sequence ATGGAACAGAAAATTTTACCTGCCTCTGCGAATTTAAAAGAATTTGAGCGGTTTTTAAAAAGTCCCTATGAAATTGGCGTTTTTTTAGATATGCATATTGCTCAATTGAAAAATATTAGCAAGATGGCGAATGAGCATGGGAAGAAAATGATTTACCATGTTGATTTAATTCATGGTATGAAAAACGATGAGTACGCTACAGAATATATTTGCCAGGAATTCAAACCTTTTGGCCTTATTTCAACAAAATCAGGGGTTATTCATAAAGCCAAACAAAAAGGGGTCATTGCTGTCCAGAGAATTTTTTTAATTGACAGTCATGCCCTTGAAAAAAGCTTCAAGCTGATTGAAAAAACGCAGCCAGATTATATTGAAGTGTTGCCAGGCGCTATGCCATGGATGATCGCTGAGGTAAAGGAGCGTGTCAGTACGCCTATATTTGCCGGAGGATTAATTCGTACCAAGGATGAAGTGAAGGCTGCATTAAAGGCAGGTGCGGAGGCCATCACGACATCTAAAAAAGAGCTATGGGACTTTTTTGATCTAAGTTAA